The DNA sequence gcttcgatcctgggaactgcattttgtttacttaactattggagagataaggctgtctgctctgtttatactgtgatgtcaccaagtttggagtattaacccaattgttgctgaaataagaagtggttttcctatatttttcttttaaaatggcaattaagaaagtggctgagaatctggaaataactatgtttcagagaataatggatgagattgagataacgaaaattgaattgagtaaaatgaagcaggagattaaagatataagggtccctgtgagagaggtgaccctggaaggggtccctgtgagagaggagaccccggagattggaacaggggtccctgtgagagaggagaccctggagactggaataggggtccctgtgagagaggagatcccggagattggaacaaacgtggaacaggaacaagatttggagtctatggactttagaaataaaatctattgtttggaactcaatgttgtctctgaagaaattaatgaagattctagagataaagttatcaatggcatggattatcttctggactggaatgatgtgatggagcccaatatagagaaaatctatggaattaactgcagccatgtgacaatggaaaaacttttaagagatgacccagtgtattttgaaaaaaagaacagagatatgattttacagcagtatttcagcaacttattcagaatggatggcaagaaaatatttgggatagaggtaattcccatcagactcttactatatgactatggctttgacagcaagattattatggaatactgataatggaagattggatattgaaattactggacttaacaagactactgaagatggaagatggaaaatggaactaatagagataatagaacaatggctactgaaattactgaacctaacagattctgatgtgatggattaattgaaatgtttattttgactatggttatgacaataagattatcataattagtaatgagatggattaatcgatatgcttatctggaaaaaaaaaattgatagatatatttcttaaagaattgaaacctctctttgactttttgtggaaagaataaagtaatgtttatgagatttgatgattaagtaagataactactggaggaaagtgactttataatatgacttaagagacaggattgctatatattatagacttataactgatttgatctttgacaaatgggaagtcaatattttactctttattttttatttttgttttttgttttttttttttcttttctttttttctttttgtttaactatttttgattttgttttttgtctttgaatgttttatgattttgtcttgtatgttttatgaaaatctgaataaaaattattgaaaaaaaaaaaaaaaaaaaaaaacaaatcaaaacaagtaggttttaaaaaacccaacacaaATGAGCAACCAAGGCAGAGACCTaaaaaacaaactacagttcatgTTCaaaactatgggttgtatccaatgtcggCCATTCTCAGAATAGGCTCAATTTGTGCAATAATTgaatttgccattggattaattatttctgatattctctatctttgcggagagaattttgaagtagcagctTTCCACGCCTGGTTTCCtattcattcttcttcttttcccgatttttttttaattcactttgaaatcatctaTAGCGTGAGTGATACGTTTATCAATCTATTTTCTATGGCAgcttttcaaatgtgtattccctttcactgatacCAATGAAGTGTTGAAAGTAACCTgccagacagaaagcagcagtggggaatgAGGTgatgattgtaagcagcaggggggaagacactgacttaaTTATCtgtcttaatctgctctgcaatgcccttgaaaaggaatgtaaacaggcaacaaTAAcgacagagttcagaataaacagCGATATCAGTGCAGACTCGTGAataaataactattataatattgataattctctgcaaagcaatatatatatatataataccttAAAGCCAAATGTAAAAATGGAGAGGATTCCACCCCTGATTTGATATACATAGCTATAACTAAcccaggtccattaatttcagtgcatctACTCTCTGACTAAACCTGTGTCGGTGCCAACCCTGTGGTTTGCATTCCTGGGTGAAAGCCAGCCACATTTTTCCTTGCTCAGCAAATTAACAATAAAGGAATTAACCTGACATCGCCTTGGCAATGGATCTTCCACACTTTTTGGATCCTCCAAACTTTTTGCAATGCCCCCTGGACCAGAATTTAGGTGCTGAAGCTATCTTACCATTGTAGAGACTATCCAGTATCCAGAATCCTAAAGTGGATGGTAACATTAAGGCAAAACTGCACTACTACTACCTACTActgcttctactactactactactaataagtctccaagtttctagtcctcgtGGTTCTGAAtaagtctccaagtgacttacaacattgttaaaaacacaatataccgtaccataaaaacaaaaaaaataaaactaaccACCTCCATACAATCACAGAAAGCTTGGGTAGGAAGTTGTCATGCATTATGCAtggtccacaccatatatttaagtaatacccaatgcacatttaaagcacgtgacttcccccaaataatcctaggaaccgtggtttctccctcacagtgctacaacttcccagcacccttaagaaactacaattcccatgattctttgggggaagtcatatgcttaaaatgtgcattggatgtgctttaaacgtatggggCACATCTGTTTCATCTCAGTCTAtgcaatgcctgggagaaaatgtaAGTCTTTACCCGGCACCAAAAACaggtcaatgaaggtgccaggtggacctcacaggGGAGCCCACTCCATacatggggagccacaactgaaaagaccctctaAAATCAACATCGAAAAACATCTTCCTGAAGGTGCTTCTGCCAAAACAAACACCCCCCCCAAACTGACAGGCATTGAACTTGTTTGCTTGTGCAGCCCTGTAGTGCGCTCTGCTGAGGCACCTGTGTGACCAAATCTCATCCCAGATATATGCCaccctccctgtctctctctctccccccacacacacttctccccttcccccccagaCTCTCCATTCTGGCCTTGAGCTGGCTGAACCTCCTGTGGCTTCGAACCGCAAGCTGGTGATCCTGATGGCTGGGGCTGTGTCTGCGCTTACCATCAGCATCGTGGGGGTCCTGGTGGCAACGCACCTGGGCCGAGCAGCCTGCCTCCAGGTAAACATGTCTATGGGACGGTGCCAGGGAGGGAGGTGGTGATGGAGGCCGGCCTCCGGTCTGCCTTCCCCAGCGGAAGTCCCGGATGGCCACATCCAGTGCCTTCAACATGAGGAATCATAGAACggcagagctggaaggggcctctaaggccatcaaggccaaccTGCATTTCACCTGTTCCCCTGTTCTTTGTCTCCGCTGCCGCGCTCCAGAGAGACGCCTTCAGCTTCCTGCCACCTCAAGTCAACGTCCAGAATGAAGCGTCACTGTTGCTGGCTCTCagcgaactgggagaccagggggtGGCACCGGGGATCACCTGCGATTTAAGAAATGTGAGTTGTGCAATCATCGATAGGGCCAGGTTTAAAGTTGGACAGAGCTAAAAGGccagttatttttttaatgagGTCTCTTTAAGTTATTCAATCACGCATTAGAAATAATTGTAGTTCACCAACGTggatttaggaagctgccttttaccaaggCAGACCAGTGGCCGATCTAACcgggtattgtctacactgactggtagcacctctccagggttttaggcaggggtctttctcagctctacctggagctgctggagactgaaccagaGAGTTTTTGCATGTCAAACagctgctgtaccactgagctgtggctcttcccgAGTGCACACGTGTGTGTCCTTTTCCTTAAGTATCATCAGGGCTAGTGATTCTGTGAGATCTTCCTTAAAGGTATCCAAAGTGCATCAGAATTAATTGAACTGCACTTAGGTGAACTTAAGAGCATGGGAGCATTTCATTCATTTGAAAAGTATAGCCCGTGCTGTCTTCAAAATGAATTCCAAAAtggcaaacaattaaaaaaagagaggttAAAAACAGTAATACATATGCAAAATTAGTTGGAGATGCAGTGAAAACAGCAGGCAGCTGGAAAAAACCCAAGAGCAATAAGTTCATGCCgcagggcagggcaggagaaAGTTCAAGCCACACAAGGATTTGGATGCTGGCCCAAGGTGTTTGAGTACCTCCTATGTGGAGTGACCCCCTCTCTCCTTTCTTTGCccgccccttcccctcccctcccctcagcacCTGATGGTGTATCATGGCCAACCAGAAGGGTGTGTGACACGCAAGATGGAGGCATCTGAACCACTACCGTCGTGCCAGGAACTGGAGAGCTACTTCCAAGCTGTCTTGGTAAGCATCGGGAGGCATTCAGGGGACGgacctaggaacacaggaagctgcctcagacaTAGTCAGACCCCTTGGTTCCTCTAGTTCAgtgtagtctacactgactggcagccacaggacattccaagccctacctggagatgccagggattgaacctgggaccttctgtattcaaagcatgggctctgccactgagccagccCTTCCCTAAAAAACAACcctaagtttctagtcctcatggttctgaataaaaggCCGACATAAACGGAAACCTAGGAAGCGACTGTCAAGAATTCCAGGATTCTCCCTGGGGGGGTCAACTCCCAAggccagggcaattgatcccaggcAGGCACAACCCATGCTTCCCTTACCAGAGCTGACttagaccaccaccacccctgcaaggtaGGAATACTGCCACCatcccttaaacctggtcacccactctgggccaagaggaaatccaaagtgccagaaatagacctgccaaggattccaaaagacaagggCCAAGGATGcgctccttgtcttggagccttcaggcaaaatacccaactataCGGTAGcctgtggctaattggccaaggtgctggattcagagccaatccCCCCCCTGAAGTGAACACACACTGCTATATAAGAGGTAACTTTAGTAAAACAGAAGTGCAAAAAtgtagcagcaaaataattccttaaaccaaacaccccaagggttaggtaaaatacaaacggcagagagttcaagtcacaggtaaaaaataacaaagctgtctagcctaatctatactcacacaatGCCAGCAGAGTAACTTAGTCGCACGCTTCTCCAGCCTtctcaggcctgtggccttgaggcaccagtctcaggctgataagcaggtgctCTTACTCCTgcctaattaactgagttcaaCTGTGAGAACCGACAGTTTCATGGCCTCCCAAaagccctaattcaggcaagatgtcccTCCCccacacaattccttgccacagaaccattttagttaatAACTTTACAAATAAGGTGTTATTGACAGcagccttctaccaagtcagatcattggtcgaTTTAGTTGAATATTGTCTATAGTGACTGGCAGTTCAGCAATCTGGGAGTTCAGTTAAGGGTCTTGCCCAGCAGATTTGACAGAGATAGGGGTGGAGGACCCTCTTCTAAAAATGATGAAGCATCTGAAAACAAAAATCATGGGGTCCCATTCCTAGTTTTAGAACTATTGTGTAATACGTACACAAACTTAATTAATATCAGGTAACTAAAATTCATACAGTTACAATCTGTCTAATggcacaatcttatgcatgtttactcagaagtaagtcccccgATGTTCAAAGGCTtttacagcaaaggcacctgcctaatatcaataggcaggaagtttcaGAGTGTTGGCACTGGCACACTAAAAGATCAATCCCTCGTGAGTTCGGGATGCACGTCACATAGCCCTTGTCAAACCTGGTTTTGCCGACTCGGTTTCCCATCCCGTCGCAGAAAAATGCCACGCTGGGGATCACTTCGGAGGTGCAGATTGTGGGAACCGGCTCTCTGGGCAGCCTCACCACTTTGCTGTGCAGCAATAAGCCTACCTACCTGGTCAACAGTTTTGCACGTAAGTCAGGCGGACCGGACCCTGAAGCAGACCGTGGCCCCGGCaaggacaggatgctgggctcTGTGGGCCCCTTTTGGCCCTATCCAGCAGGCAGGCTCTTCTGAATGTTCCTGAGGCACCCAGTTCAAGACTGATGAAGTCCCTCCTTGGGAACTTCAGAAGAGCCCCGGAGTAGCTAGATCAAGCGAAAGGGACCCACAGAGTCCTGCTCtaacagaggccaaccagatgccgccTTCATCAAGGTATCCTCTCCAGGTTGTGTAAATGCAAGGCGGAGCCATAGCGCAGTTGTCTCAGCCAGCAGGCAAAAGTCCTCCCCATGGGGGAGTAAACAGAGGTGGCAATACGGAAGGAAAAGTACTTAAGTACTCAAGGTACTGCTGGAATTTTAAAGGAAGGTACTGCTGTTTTGCAAACTCGGCTGTAAAAGGATCTTTAACACTGGTGTGGTATAGGCACCTCCAAAGGTCTCCCATGTTAGATATGACAGATCCCCTCTGGTGGGAGAAAGGATAATTGACTCACATGTGCCCTCTGGGGGTGGAAAGGGGAATTGCATCACAGGCTCCCCCTAGTGGGAGAAAGGAGAATTGCATCACATacagaaaatggaaatgcactgccttcaagtggatcccgacttatggcaaccctatgaatagggatttcgtggcaagcggtattcagagggggtttatcgttgcctccctccgaggctagtcctccccagctggccagggcccgctcagcttgccacagctgcacaagccagccccttccttgtctgcaactgccagctggggggcaactgggcatTTCAGGAAAGATAAAACTTGTTGAGCAACCAGTTGACAGGCTGCCTCCTATCTATCTATTTTTTAACAGTTTTTCCCTGTTTCTTTGCAGCTTCTCCAAGGCAGCCCATGAGCAGACTTTCTTAGAAAGAGCTGGAAAGTGATGCAGAACGTCGCTAACCTTTCCCCCTCTCTTGCCGCACCCCCTGGAcacataacaaaaaaaaatcccttgtgcAATTCCGCCATAGCAAAGGAGGCTAAGATACTCTTTCCCTACACCTCAAATGTGTGTGTAACTTGCCCCCCTTCTGCTCCTTTGTAATAACCAAATCAGtagcaatcatcatcatcataataaattTTTTGAAGGTATGTGTCCATTTCATGCTAGAATATTCAGAAAAGGTTAACtcaagggggtgggtggggacaaAGTAGCTACTATTTGGTATAGGCACAGATTGCGATATTAAGCAAAATATTAAGTTTCCTGAAAATCTGAGCttccaatatatgtattttttttaaacacacacaagtTTGTTCTAGCTCTAAAGCTAGGACGGGGAGCCTTTTTCATGccctctaggccagccttcccaGGACTGCAGTAGCAGTGTTGCACCCGGAGAcccgagttcaaatcctcactcagccatgaagctctcactgggtgatcttggacgccagtcactgtctctcagcctta is a window from the Rhineura floridana isolate rRhiFlo1 chromosome 22, rRhiFlo1.hap2, whole genome shotgun sequence genome containing:
- the LOC133374577 gene encoding uncharacterized protein LOC133374577 isoform X3 produces the protein MMSEEKPPESWPAGLHLKSPPYTLHSGLELAEPPVASNRKLVILMAGAVSALTISIVGVLVATHLGRAACLQRDAFSFLPPQVNVQNEASLLLALSELGDQGVAPGITCDLRNHLMVYHGQPEGCVTRKMEASEPLPSCQELESYFQAVLLLQGSP
- the LOC133374577 gene encoding uncharacterized protein LOC133374577 isoform X1 encodes the protein MMSEEKPPESWPAGLHLKSPPYTLHSGLELAEPPVASNRKLVILMAGAVSALTISIVGVLVATHLGRAACLQRDAFSFLPPQVNVQNEASLLLALSELGDQGVAPGITCDLRNHLMVYHGQPEGCVTRKMEASEPLPSCQELESYFQAVLKNATLGITSEVQIVGTGSLGSLTTLLCSNKPTYLVNSFAPSPRQPMSRLS
- the LOC133374577 gene encoding uncharacterized protein LOC133374577 isoform X2 yields the protein MAGAVSALTISIVGVLVATHLGRAACLQRDAFSFLPPQVNVQNEASLLLALSELGDQGVAPGITCDLRNHLMVYHGQPEGCVTRKMEASEPLPSCQELESYFQAVLKNATLGITSEVQIVGTGSLGSLTTLLCSNKPTYLVNSFAPSPRQPMSRLS